A single genomic interval of Zunongwangia sp. HGR-M22 harbors:
- a CDS encoding DUF294 nucleotidyltransferase-like domain-containing protein has protein sequence MKNSIAHRIADFLKDFPPFTFLNAEELLAISEESEVLYIDKGNIVFHEDEKGHSQFYIVHKGAIQLQKFKNNQYETLDTCDEGDIFGLRPLFAEENYIMNAIAEEESIVYGIPIDIFKPLSESNKKVGHFLIQSFATNTRNPYAREDKGKLFSGNDIVEPLNSGPLFELQPAPVIRKIVTTSPETKIRSAAQLMSKRKIGSVIVTTEDDLPVGILTDEDFRDTIATGQISIDTTVEKIMSYPVICYPKNVTIAQAQITMMKHNINHICITEDGTPNTRVIGILSEHDIMVSRGNSPSVLMKAIQRSRSTKELKKIRNKINLLLSGYIENNIPLTHISKLIFELNDATIKRVISRCVVKLLQEPPVKFAWLSMGSQGRKEQLLQTDQDNAIIFADPPNDKLEETRQYFLQLATKVNKRLMIVGYEYCPADMMAKTPRWCLSLSEWKAQVSKWIKEPGPDEILLSNIFFDYDITYGDVYLSNQLSDYILSLIEGNRKFLTVMGANALRNPSPLGFFRQFLVEQDGEKKDFFDIKKRGLQPLTEAARLLILSYKIKNISNTVERFERLAQIEPKNKELFEGCAYASKALLKFRTKQGLQNRDSGRFIDLSKLSKEDRMKLKRTFKSIKAVQELIKIRFETSVVLQ, from the coding sequence ATGAAAAATTCCATTGCACATCGAATTGCTGACTTTTTAAAAGACTTCCCTCCTTTTACATTTTTGAATGCTGAAGAACTCCTTGCAATTTCTGAAGAATCTGAAGTGCTTTACATCGATAAAGGCAATATTGTGTTTCATGAAGACGAAAAAGGACATTCTCAATTTTATATTGTTCACAAAGGAGCTATCCAATTACAGAAATTCAAGAATAATCAATATGAAACCTTAGATACTTGTGACGAAGGTGATATTTTTGGTCTTAGACCTTTATTTGCTGAAGAAAACTATATTATGAATGCGATCGCGGAAGAAGAAAGTATCGTATATGGTATACCTATAGATATCTTTAAACCGCTTAGCGAATCTAATAAAAAGGTCGGTCATTTTTTAATACAAAGTTTTGCTACAAATACCCGTAACCCCTATGCTAGAGAAGATAAAGGAAAACTATTTTCTGGCAATGATATTGTAGAACCATTAAATAGCGGTCCACTTTTCGAATTACAACCAGCACCTGTTATTCGAAAAATCGTTACCACTTCTCCAGAAACTAAAATTAGAAGCGCTGCTCAATTAATGAGTAAACGAAAAATTGGTTCGGTTATAGTTACTACCGAAGATGATCTACCAGTGGGCATTCTAACCGATGAAGATTTTAGAGATACCATCGCAACAGGACAAATTTCCATAGATACTACAGTAGAAAAAATAATGAGCTATCCAGTAATTTGTTACCCTAAAAATGTAACTATTGCCCAGGCTCAGATTACCATGATGAAGCATAATATCAATCATATTTGTATTACAGAGGATGGTACTCCAAATACCCGAGTTATAGGGATATTATCTGAACATGATATTATGGTTTCGCGAGGTAACAGTCCTTCGGTATTAATGAAGGCGATTCAGCGCTCTAGAAGTACAAAAGAATTAAAGAAAATTAGAAATAAAATAAATCTTCTACTTAGCGGTTATATCGAAAATAACATTCCCCTAACCCATATTTCAAAATTAATATTCGAGCTTAATGATGCTACAATTAAAAGAGTAATCTCAAGATGTGTAGTAAAGCTGCTACAGGAGCCACCAGTAAAATTTGCATGGCTAAGCATGGGAAGCCAGGGTAGAAAAGAACAGTTATTGCAAACCGACCAGGATAACGCAATTATTTTTGCAGATCCACCAAACGATAAATTAGAAGAAACAAGACAATATTTTTTACAACTTGCTACCAAAGTAAATAAAAGATTAATGATAGTTGGTTACGAATATTGTCCTGCAGATATGATGGCAAAGACTCCCAGATGGTGTTTAAGCTTGAGTGAATGGAAAGCCCAGGTCTCTAAATGGATTAAAGAGCCGGGACCAGACGAAATTTTACTTTCTAATATCTTTTTCGACTACGATATAACTTATGGAGATGTCTATTTATCCAATCAATTATCAGATTACATTCTTAGTTTAATTGAAGGAAATCGTAAATTCTTAACAGTAATGGGAGCGAATGCTCTTCGTAATCCTTCTCCGCTTGGTTTTTTTAGGCAATTTCTTGTAGAGCAGGATGGTGAAAAAAAAGACTTTTTTGACATTAAGAAAAGAGGATTACAACCTTTAACAGAAGCGGCCAGACTATTAATTTTATCCTACAAAATTAAAAATATTAGTAATACCGTAGAGCGGTTTGAACGTTTAGCCCAAATAGAACCTAAAAACAAAGAGCTTTTTGAAGGCTGTGCCTATGCATCCAAAGCCTTGTTGAAATTTAGGACAAAACAGGGTTTACAAAATCGCGATAGTGGACGTTTTATCGATCTTTCTAAATTAAGCAAAGAAGATAGAATGAAATTAAAACGCACCTTTAAGTCAATTAAAGCAGTTCAGGAATTAATTAAAATTAGATTTGAAACTTCAGTGGTATTGCAATGA
- a CDS encoding 3'-5' exonuclease, protein MINWFKKDESELPEFWQKYSAKFSKDQKEQPINDTTFVVLDTETTGFDQEKDRILSIGCVKVVNNKLLVSNSFEIYLKQEAFNPDTVEIHGLIKHERFETFTEEKALRLFLKYIGNAVLVAHHAGFDINMINAALKRNHLPKLKNSVLDTGILYRKTRIISNFIDQHKNYSLDEIALAYNIDLKDRHTAIGDAFITAIAFLKILGRLKRKKLKELFKI, encoded by the coding sequence ATGATAAACTGGTTTAAAAAAGATGAATCTGAGCTCCCTGAATTTTGGCAGAAATATTCAGCTAAATTCAGCAAAGATCAAAAAGAACAGCCTATCAACGATACCACATTTGTGGTTTTAGATACCGAAACTACAGGATTTGATCAAGAAAAAGATCGGATATTAAGCATCGGTTGCGTTAAGGTTGTAAATAATAAATTGTTAGTCTCTAATAGTTTTGAAATATATTTAAAGCAAGAGGCGTTTAATCCAGATACGGTAGAAATTCACGGACTTATAAAGCACGAGCGGTTTGAAACTTTTACTGAAGAAAAAGCGCTACGATTATTTTTAAAATATATCGGTAATGCTGTCCTGGTGGCACATCATGCAGGCTTTGATATTAATATGATTAATGCCGCACTGAAGAGAAATCATCTTCCGAAGTTAAAAAACAGCGTTCTAGACACCGGAATTTTATATCGAAAAACAAGAATTATTTCCAATTTTATCGATCAGCATAAAAACTATAGCTTAGATGAAATTGCGCTGGCTTACAATATCGATCTAAAAGATCGGCACACTGCAATTGGCGATGCCTTTATTACTGCCATTGCTTTCCTAAAAATTCTGGGTAGACTAAAACGAAAAAAGTTAAAGGAACTTTTTAAGATCTAA
- a CDS encoding M42 family metallopeptidase produces the protein MSKESILDKESIDFLEKYLNNAAPTGYESEGQKLWMDYLKPYVDEFITDTYGTAVGVINPEADFKVVIEGHADEISWYVNYISDEGFIYVIRNGGSDHQIAASKRVNIHTKKGIVKGVFGWPAIHTRNKDKEQSPKLSNICIDVGCTTKEEVEQLGVHIGCVITYPDEFFILNENKFVCRALDNRIGGFMVAQVAKLLKENGKKLPFGLYITNSVQEEIGLRGAEMITQRIKPNVAIVTDVTHDTTTPMIDKKSNGLAKIGDGPVITYAPAVQNNLRELLIDTAEEKKIPFQRNASSRLTGTDTDAFAYSNGGVPSALISLPLRYMHTTVEMVHREDVENVIKLIYESILKIKDGETFSYFD, from the coding sequence ATGAGTAAAGAAAGTATTTTAGATAAAGAATCCATAGATTTCTTAGAAAAGTATTTGAATAATGCGGCACCTACGGGTTACGAGTCTGAAGGACAAAAACTTTGGATGGACTATCTTAAACCTTATGTAGATGAGTTTATTACCGACACTTACGGCACTGCTGTTGGCGTTATAAATCCTGAAGCCGACTTTAAAGTAGTTATAGAAGGACATGCTGATGAAATTTCCTGGTATGTAAATTATATTAGTGATGAGGGCTTTATATATGTAATTAGAAATGGTGGTAGTGATCACCAAATTGCAGCTTCCAAACGTGTAAACATTCATACTAAAAAAGGAATTGTAAAAGGAGTTTTTGGATGGCCGGCAATTCACACCAGAAATAAAGATAAAGAACAATCACCAAAATTATCGAATATCTGTATTGATGTTGGCTGTACCACTAAAGAAGAAGTGGAGCAACTTGGGGTGCACATTGGATGTGTTATTACTTATCCCGATGAATTTTTTATTCTGAATGAAAACAAATTTGTTTGTCGCGCTCTTGATAATAGAATCGGCGGATTTATGGTTGCGCAAGTTGCTAAACTCCTAAAAGAAAACGGCAAAAAATTACCTTTTGGTCTTTATATCACTAATTCGGTACAAGAAGAAATTGGTTTAAGAGGTGCTGAAATGATTACGCAACGAATAAAACCCAACGTAGCTATTGTAACCGATGTTACTCACGACACCACTACACCAATGATTGATAAAAAGTCTAATGGTTTAGCGAAAATTGGAGACGGCCCGGTAATTACTTATGCTCCTGCAGTACAAAACAATTTAAGAGAACTCTTGATTGACACTGCTGAAGAAAAAAAGATTCCATTTCAGCGAAATGCCTCTTCCCGATTAACCGGAACCGACACTGATGCTTTTGCTTATAGTAACGGCGGGGTTCCTTCAGCTCTAATAAGTTTACCTCTTCGATATATGCATACTACGGTAGAAATGGTACATAGAGAAGATGTCGAAAACGTAATAAAATTAATTTACGAGAGTATTTTAAAAATAAAAGACGGTGAAACTTTTAGTTATTTCGACTAA
- a CDS encoding DNA topoisomerase IB, whose translation MTLSGEDINVILEEPKEAAKLANLIYVSEHHLSISRKKAGRGFSYLKDDAKIKDKRTIKRIKELVIPPAWTNVRISKFDNGHLQAVGRDEKNRKQYIYHQMWSKIKNESKFFKMTAFGKKLPKIRKKVNQDLELPGMCKQKVLALIIRLMEETHIRIGNDYYAQKNKTYGLSTFRTKHLKTYDDEVKFEFVGKKGKEHSISVENPKLINLINQCEEIPGWELFKFIDENNEKHTIDSGMINDYIHEVTSDLFSAKDFRTWSASKIFFETIHELGYIEDEKENKKTILTSYDAAASGLGNTRAVCRSYYVHPKIVESYKNGSIVPYFKKIKNDDSKNYTTLSETEKVMLKLIEDYEISV comes from the coding sequence ATGACACTTTCTGGTGAAGATATTAATGTAATTTTAGAGGAACCTAAGGAGGCAGCCAAATTGGCTAATCTAATATACGTTTCTGAACATCACCTTTCTATTTCCCGAAAAAAAGCAGGTAGAGGATTCTCATATCTAAAGGACGACGCAAAAATAAAAGATAAGCGAACTATAAAAAGAATTAAAGAACTGGTAATCCCTCCTGCATGGACCAACGTGAGAATCTCCAAATTCGATAATGGTCATCTACAAGCCGTAGGAAGAGACGAGAAAAATCGCAAACAGTATATTTATCACCAGATGTGGTCTAAGATAAAAAACGAATCTAAGTTTTTTAAAATGACAGCTTTTGGTAAAAAATTACCTAAGATTAGAAAAAAAGTCAATCAAGATCTTGAGCTTCCTGGGATGTGCAAGCAGAAAGTTCTTGCTCTTATCATTAGATTGATGGAAGAAACACACATAAGAATTGGTAACGATTACTACGCACAAAAAAATAAAACGTATGGACTTTCAACTTTTAGAACAAAGCATTTAAAGACATATGATGATGAAGTCAAATTTGAATTTGTAGGTAAAAAAGGCAAAGAACATTCTATAAGTGTTGAAAATCCAAAGCTTATCAATCTAATTAATCAATGCGAAGAAATACCGGGCTGGGAACTTTTTAAATTTATAGATGAAAATAACGAAAAGCATACGATCGACAGCGGAATGATTAACGATTATATTCACGAAGTTACTAGTGATTTATTTTCAGCCAAAGATTTTAGAACCTGGTCGGCTTCAAAAATATTTTTCGAAACTATCCACGAATTGGGATATATTGAGGACGAAAAAGAGAATAAAAAGACAATCCTAACTTCTTATGATGCTGCCGCAAGTGGTTTAGGCAACACCAGAGCCGTTTGTAGAAGCTATTATGTACATCCTAAAATTGTAGAATCTTACAAGAACGGTAGTATTGTGCCCTATTTCAAAAAAATAAAAAACGACGATTCGAAAAATTACACCACCTTATCTGAGACCGAAAAAGTAATGCTAAAGCTTATTGAAGATTATGAAATAAGTGTATAA